From Saccopteryx leptura isolate mSacLep1 chromosome 3, mSacLep1_pri_phased_curated, whole genome shotgun sequence, one genomic window encodes:
- the LOC136398167 gene encoding carcinoembryonic antigen-related cell adhesion molecule 21-like, whose product MQALSATPRTGLVPWPGLLLAVSLITFWSPPTSAQLAIVPTFAAEGSDVIMRIKNKPPNAESYVCDRILVNNDGSLVIKRVTLKHTGDYTIVVHLQNGRKEIGFGRLTVYEPLRVPTLLASNTSVTENKDAVEFTCYTNGITTHWLFNAVRLKLTDRMKLSPDNRVLTIDPVRREDAGSYQCEVSNPQSSTESWPVELNVKYE is encoded by the exons ATGCAGGCTCTCTCAGCCACTCCCCGCACAGGACTTGTCCCCTGGCCTGGGCTGCTGCTGGCAG tGTCACTCATCACCTTCTGGAGCCCGCCCACCTCTGCCCAACTCGCTATCGTGCCAACATTTGCTGCTGAAGGGAGTGATGTGATTATGCGTATCAAAAATAAGCCTCCCAATGCTGAGAGCTATGTGTG CGATCGAATATTAGTCAACAACGATGGATCCCTAGTGATAAAGAGGGTCACCCTGAAGCACACAGGAGACTACACCATAGTAGTCCACCTtcagaatggaagaaaagaaatcGGATTTGGAAGGCTCACTGTATACG AGCCCTTGAGAGTGCCCACCCTCCTGGCCAGCAACACTTCAGTCACAGAGAATAAAGATGCCGTGGAGTTCACCTGCTACACAAATGGGATCACCACCCACTGGTTATTCAATGCTGTGAGACTGAAGCTCACGGACAGGATGAAGCTGTCCCCAGACAACAGAGTCCTCACTATAGACCCTGTCCGCAGGGAGGATGCTGGCAGTTACCAGTGTGAAGTGTCCAACCCCCAGTCTTCTACTGAAAGCTGGCCCGTTGAGCTGAATGTGAAATATGAGTGA